TTGTTTGAAAATAATGTTACCTAAAGTGGTTTTAGCTATCAAGTGCTTCGGTCCTTTTAAAAACTATCATTCCGgggcgccgggctggctcagtcggtagagtatgtgactcttgacctcgggggttgtaaattcaagtgTCGCATTGGGTgtagattactttaaaaaaataaaatctttaaataaataaagtaactaAGAACTATCATTCTAACAATCAGCCTCATTtacttttttcaatttaatttttaaagtttaaataatctctacacccaacatagtgCTCTAACAGaaaaccctgagatgaagagctGCACattcctccaactgagccagctaggcacacCTAGATCTTCTTTTGCAAATGAGGATTAGCAAACtcattaggatttttaaaagtatagtagTACATGTTGCAGAAATTTGATTACATGCTGAAATTTACTTGTTAAAATATAACCACAAATACGTATCCATATTTCAATTTAACTACAACTAaatcaagttttttaaaattcaggtatgtttcctttatttttgggAGTATAGGAACTTTTGTGTGACAAAACTTGACACATATGGCAATTAATGAGTGGGGATCAGAGTACTGAACCAACAGTGAttagtttacattttttccttGAGGTTTTAACTTACACTTAATTCCTTCCATTTTAGGGtcaattctttaaaaactagCTTTAAAAAGAACCACCAAGTCACAGACAAATCATGAATAGTTGGGTTTATTTCAACAGTGGGTTTGAAACTCTTGCCTTAGGCAAGAGTACTACAGTAATTATACCAGGAATAGACAATTTCCTACactgttaaatatataaaagttccTCTTGCACTTTCCTCAACACTGATCAACAAGCAGATTCAGTCCACATTTGCTTTGATCATTCTACTGAGTTAACCCAAGCTTCTTCTTCAGAGACTCTGGCATTTCGGGTGGAGGAGGGCGAGGGAGCCTGAAGTAGACCTTCACAGAGTCATAGATGAACCACTGTAGTGCAGTCAGAGTGCCAATCATGATGATACGGGCAAAGAGTCCCTTCCATACACCTGGTTGAAATATGAAACATGAATGAAAAACGAAATATACCCAAGTGTTACTCTttgtttgggggggagggagaatcctACCTTTAAATCCAAGTCTCTGAAGGACTTGAGAAGCACTGCTACCTTTCTCTTTATTCAACACAGATACCACGGAATCAGCAGGGTGAGAAACAATTGCACAGAAGACTCCAGCTGAAAAAAGTCAAGATAGATAACCCAACATgggattaattttaaaaattcacatcaCAACCAACAACCTCTTCCTGACTAATTTTTAGTTCTTAAAATCAGATTTAGAGACTGACAAGAAAGTTATACAGCAGTCTACCCTATATAAAGCAGAACAATCCTTCAagtttttatattcacattttaatcaactttcttttgtgttaaaaatgtattcttgaaaaactagaccaaaaaaaaaaaaaaggtacagcaGTGAAATCAATGTATCCCCCAAACTTAATCAAGACATGCAAACctgaaaataattcagaaactAATTAACAAGTTTTTAGGAATCCTAAAAGGCATAGAAAACGCTATGGGAAGATAAAacttctttggaatttttttttttctcacaataaGAGGCCAATAATGGAAAGGATTACTTGTCCTTAATTTCACAGACATACATGTTGCAAGTAACTCATACCTATGTAACCTGCCACAAATGTTACAACCAGTTGCTCTGGCTTTGAACATTCACTTCGGGGCTTGGGAACCACAAACTTGTACAATGCTTCCACAGTACGTTCAAAGCAGGCAAATTTCATCATGGTGTATGGTATCTGTCTCATCCAGAGAGGAGCAACTCCCTTGTAGAATCTAGGAAACCAGGAGACTTATTTCACCCAGTTGTTATTTATTCACCTAGCAGAGATTTTCATCATTAACAGAAGTGTCCGCACACCAGTCGAGTCCCGATAGCAAAAAATGGCAGCACAATTGCATGTCATTTCTATCAGAACCTACGACTAACATGCAGGTGTATTTCTCTCACATGCCAATGACTCAAGCACCTTTGACTATACAACCAAAAAAGTTGCTGGATGTTTCTCTTACTGGAACTACCAGAAACAAGAAGTTTACAAGTAGAACTCAGTTCGAGCCTGACATCCACAAAGGTGGATCTAAGGAAGCATGTTGCCAGACTATATGCAAATTCTTAGCTGTGAACACCGATGACAATTCTCACAAGCCCTTCCCAAAAGTTAACAATTAATGTCAAATATCAAGTCATATGCAGATTGACAAACTGTTCTTACTTTAGAAAAAATCTTTAACTCAGGGCTTAAGCCATGTATCAACTTATCCTTGCCCCTGGAGTTTATGTTCTCTATAAAAGGTATAGAGACATTAAcataatagcttaaaaaaaaagtctggtagGTTTAATGCTAACAAATGCAGATTCCTTAAATGAGTATTTCTATACTGTAACTCTAGACAAATGTTCACTTACGCTTTTAAGCCTTCTTCCTTATACATTTTGGGAGCTGCATCCCTCAAAGTGTTGGCATAACCTGGTTGGGTTTGAATTCGAACCTTAGCAGCTTCCATAGGAGCCAAGGCAATGTCAGCAAAGAATTCAGCACTGGCAGAAGCAGCCAAATACAGTGATGTGCGCCACAGATAGGCATTTTCCTAATTGAAAAACATAAGAAGGAACGTGTACTGCTACTGCATTGGCTGTTTACAATTTCAATTAAGAGACAGTTATAGGAAACAGTTACATTTCAGACCACCTAACAGTGTTTATCATATGGTCCACACATGAGACTGAATGTATGTCCTCTCCCATAACCTTATCAAACACAGCACaatgtgaattattttttgaACATCTAGGTGCCGGCTATAGGTGGCCCTTGAACTACACAGAGGAATCCCAGaccttctctttaaaaaactcaaaatccAACTTACCTGGAAAGCAGCacagtataataataataataaagaccaaaaaaaagacCCTTTTTGGTCTTAAAGTAGTTAAAGCTTAGGACTttcaatttttaagttaaaattacaTACCTCCCCAAGCATGTTGCTATACAAGACTTTGAAAACTTCATAAAAGCCAAACTTGCAGAGCCCCTGCATAGAGTAGCCAATGAAGGTCGGA
This Ursus arctos isolate Adak ecotype North America unplaced genomic scaffold, UrsArc2.0 scaffold_21, whole genome shotgun sequence DNA region includes the following protein-coding sequences:
- the SLC25A3 gene encoding phosphate carrier protein, mitochondrial isoform X2, whose protein sequence is MFSSVAHLARANPFNAPHLQLVHDGLTGSRSSPAGPPGPPRRSRNLAAAAVEEYSCEYGSMKFYALCGFGGVLSCGLTHTAVVPLDLVKCRMQVDPQKYKGIFNGFSVTLKEDGVRGLAKGWAPTFIGYSMQGLCKFGFYEVFKVLYSNMLGEENAYLWRTSLYLAASASAEFFADIALAPMEAAKVRIQTQPGYANTLRDAAPKMYKEEGLKAFYKGVAPLWMRQIPYTMMKFACFERTVEALYKFVVPKPRSECSKPEQLVVTFVAGYIAGVFCAIVSHPADSVVSVLNKEKGSSASQVLQRLGFKGRILPPPQTKSNTWVYFVFHSCFIFQPGVWKGLFARIIMIGTLTALQWFIYDSVKVYFRLPRPPPPEMPESLKKKLGLTQ
- the SLC25A3 gene encoding phosphate carrier protein, mitochondrial isoform X4; translated protein: MFSSVAHLARANPFNAPHLQLVHDGLTGSRSSPAGPPGPPRRSRNLAAAAVEEYSCEYGSMKFYALCGFGGVLSCGLTHTAVVPLDLVKCRMQVDPQKYKGIFNGFSVTLKEDGVRGLAKGWAPTFIGYSMQGLCKFGFYEVFKVLYSNMLGEENAYLWRTSLYLAASASAEFFADIALAPMEAAKVRIQTQPGYANTLRDAAPKMYKEEGLKAFYKGVAPLWMRQIPYTMMKFACFERTVEALYKFVVPKPRSECSKPEQLVVTFVAGYIAGVFCAIVSHPADSVVSVLNKEKGSSASQVLQRLGFKGVWKGLFARIIMIGTLTALQWFIYDSVKVYFRLPRPPPPEMPESLKKKLGLTQ
- the SLC25A3 gene encoding phosphate carrier protein, mitochondrial isoform X3, whose amino-acid sequence is MFSSVAHLARANPFNAPHLQLVHDGLTGSRSSPAGPPGPPRRSRNLAAAAVEEQYSCDYGSGRFFILCGLGGIISCGTTHTALVPLDLVKCRMQVDPQKYKGIFNGFSVTLKEDGVRGLAKGWAPTFIGYSMQGLCKFGFYEVFKVLYSNMLGEENAYLWRTSLYLAASASAEFFADIALAPMEAAKVRIQTQPGYANTLRDAAPKMYKEEGLKAFYKGVAPLWMRQIPYTMMKFACFERTVEALYKFVVPKPRSECSKPEQLVVTFVAGYIAGVFCAIVSHPADSVVSVLNKEKGSSASQVLQRLGFKGVWKGLFARIIMIGTLTALQWFIYDSVKVYFRLPRPPPPEMPESLKKKLGLTQ
- the SLC25A3 gene encoding phosphate carrier protein, mitochondrial isoform X1; translation: MFSSVAHLARANPFNAPHLQLVHDGLTGSRSSPAGPPGPPRRSRNLAAAAVEEQYSCDYGSGRFFILCGLGGIISCGTTHTALVPLDLVKCRMQVDPQKYKGIFNGFSVTLKEDGVRGLAKGWAPTFIGYSMQGLCKFGFYEVFKVLYSNMLGEENAYLWRTSLYLAASASAEFFADIALAPMEAAKVRIQTQPGYANTLRDAAPKMYKEEGLKAFYKGVAPLWMRQIPYTMMKFACFERTVEALYKFVVPKPRSECSKPEQLVVTFVAGYIAGVFCAIVSHPADSVVSVLNKEKGSSASQVLQRLGFKGRILPPPQTKSNTWVYFVFHSCFIFQPGVWKGLFARIIMIGTLTALQWFIYDSVKVYFRLPRPPPPEMPESLKKKLGLTQ